Proteins from one Dromiciops gliroides isolate mDroGli1 chromosome 6, mDroGli1.pri, whole genome shotgun sequence genomic window:
- the ZNRD2 gene encoding protein ZNRD2, which translates to MALNGAEAGESDWEPPSEAETKVLQARRERQDRISRLMGDYLLCGYRMLGDTCQDCGTILLQDKQRKTYCVACQELNSDVDKDNPALNAQAALSQAREHQLASSELPTASRPAPQPPVPRPEHCEGAAAGLRAAQGPSPTLAPTASLTPDVLAASQSALLQKLAWASGELGPSTSLEGSIQLCTLIRVCAEALQGLRQLQQ; encoded by the exons ATGGCTCTGAACGGAGCAG AGGCCGGCGAATCGGACTGGGAGCCGCCTTCCGAGGCCGAGACCAAAGTGCTGCAGGCGCGACGCGAGCGGCAGGATCGCATCTCCCGCCTCATGGGCGACTACCTGCTGTGTGGCTACCGCATGCTGGGGGACACGTGCCAGGACTGCGGG ACCATTTTACTTCAAGACAAACAGCGAAAAACTTACTGTGTAGCTTGTCAGGAGCTGAATTCAGACGTGGACAAAGATAACCCAG ctctgaatgcCCAGGCTGCTCTCTCCCAAGCCCGTGAACACCAGCTAGCCTCCTCAGAGCTCCCCACTGCTTCTCGACCAGCCCCACAGCCCCCTGTCCCCCGGCCAGAACACTGCGAGGGGGCAGCTGCAGGGCTCAGGGCTGCCCAGGGGCCTTCTCCCACTTTGGCTCCCACAGCATCTCTGACCCCAGATGTCCTGGCAGCCTCCCAGTCTGCTTTACTTCAGAAACTTGCCTGGGCGTCGGGAGAACTGGGCCCCAGCACCTCTTTGGAAGGAAGCATCCAGCTCTGCACCCTGATCCGGGTCTGTGCTGAAGCCCTGCAGGGGCTTCGGCAGCTGCAACAGTGA
- the FAM89B gene encoding leucine repeat adapter protein 25 — MNGLPGSPAPAPPGCPLEGLPPLPRGLSGLLNSSGGSWRDLERVYSQRNRIQDELNRAGRAPEGPSQPPRRPANLDSALAVLRKEMVGLRQLDMSLLCQLCSLHEAIQDYKHLCQDMSLCQDMSSSLHSDSSYPPDTGFSDDDDEPPDCSLPRDPPPLRVPQTHNSRDKWLQDSFSL, encoded by the exons ATGAACGGGTTACCGGGGAGCCCTGCGCCCGCGCCCCCGGGCTGCCCGCTCGAGGGGCTCCCGCCGCTACCCCGGGGGCTCAGCGGCCTCCTCAATTCGAGTGGGGGATCGTGGCGGGATCTGGAGCGCGTCTACAGCCAGCGGAACCGCATCCAGGACGAACTGAACCGGGCTGGCCGCGCCCCCGAGGGCCCCTCGCAGCCCCCGCGCCGCCCGGCCAACCTGGACTCGGCGCTGGCCGTGCTGCGGAAGGAGATG gtGGGCCTCCGTCAGCTCGACATGTCTCTGCTGTGCCAGCTGTGCTCTCTGCACGAGGCTATCCAAGACTACAAGCACCTGTGCCAGGACATGAGCCTGTGCCAGGACATGTCCTCGTCCCTGCACTCGGACAGTTCTTATCCTCCAGACACCGGCTTCTCAGATGATGACGACGAGCCTCCTGACTGCAGCCTACCCCGGGACCCGCCCCCCCTCAGAGTCCCCCAGACTCACAACTCCCGGGACAAGTGGCTGCAGGACTCATTCAGCCTCTGA